A window of the Dongshaea marina genome harbors these coding sequences:
- the ybfE gene encoding LexA regulated protein, protein MAKQQSDRITIDLFADEKRPGRPRTNPHPRSMQMKINKRNQLKRDKEKGLRRIELKVQQPIFEQLNRLAEAYSISRSELIVSMLEQQIAEHNTHLNISDSHTIGES, encoded by the coding sequence ATGGCAAAACAACAAAGCGATCGGATCACTATCGATCTTTTTGCAGATGAGAAACGTCCTGGTCGTCCCAGAACCAACCCTCATCCCCGCTCCATGCAGATGAAGATCAATAAGCGCAATCAGCTCAAACGAGATAAAGAGAAGGGCTTGCGCCGTATTGAACTGAAAGTCCAGCAGCCAATCTTCGAGCAGCTCAACCGTTTAGCTGAGGCCTACAGTATCAGCCGTAGTGAGTTGATTGTTTCAATGCTTGAGCAACAGATTGCTGAGCATAACACCCATCTGAATATAAGTGACTCCCATACAATAGGTGAAAGTTGA